Below is a window of Ornithodoros turicata isolate Travis chromosome 7, ASM3712646v1, whole genome shotgun sequence DNA.
GTACGTTATCCCCTTTGCGTCCGGAAGGGATAGCGATGATGGTTGTGCGCACACccacaacagaaagagagcttcgcgtaGTGCGCATAGTGCGCGCGTAACGCTATCCTctccgtacgcaaaggcggaTTCCTCTGAGTTGAGCAACGCAGGCTGTATGCATTTTCTAAAGTGCTTCATTAAATTTGTCCGTACTTATTTGTATTTGAAAAAGAATGGACGGGCATCTGACGATCAGCAAGCCGGCAACGTTGAAGACCTTCACAGTAAGAGGAGGCCTGCTATGTGCCATAGGGTGCATGATCATCTGTAAGTCTTCTTAATCGAGCACGTTATACGAAACCTTGCAGTATTGTGTCGTCCTTTTAGCTTTGCTCTCCTCCTCTCCTTTCGCCTCCTCGGCTTTGggctgtctttttctttttcagtgatCAATTTCGAGTATGAACTACCGAACCGCCCGATTTTTAATCGTCATGGAATGAAACCTTACAATGGctttattgttttgttttgttttgttttgttttttctctcttgcAGTCTTCTGTGCTGTCTTCGATAAATATGAGTTCGCAATAACAGCCTGCAAATATAAATTCCAAGGTTTGTGGCAAATACTTTGCTCTTTTGGAAGCTCGAGTCTATATTGTGTGACATCTGCTTCGAGGTATTCCGGCTCTTCCTTGTTGACTCACTGCCTTTTCCCTAACTCCGGCGTAGACTCAAAAAGTGATATACTTAGCAGTTGGAATGCCGTTGATACATTCTTCTTTCGTGCTCGTGAAACGGTTGAACGGGATTAGTGGTGACCAACGACGACCCGATAACCTTTTCAAAAATTCTTACGATTCTTACGGATACTTAAATGGACGGGTTATTAAAGTGAAATGACGAAGTTAATTTAGGTTTGTACCTGTGCACCTCTCTGCAGGCTAGAGAGTCAATGTTCGATGTAACGGAGGTGTTTGGCTTCTTGAGTCGGTGCGACCTGCACTGGGTGGGCCAGTCCCATGATGCCTTTCGCACCTCAAAGGTTCGATTGTACAGCCTGTATACAGAAAGCACACCGATTGCCCATATGAAAATAGACAGCTTTTAGCATTGCTGATTCGAGCTTTGGCCTGAGAATGCGCAAGCGGGTCACCGTATGGAAACATACGTAAAGAGGTAAATAAGTGCGACTCAGGCTGAATTTTGGTAATTTTGCTGATAGCTGTATATTTTATGACTTTTCCCATCCCTATAGGCCTGTGGAAATAGGTACTgttcttaaaaaaaaacgtactAACGTTGAACCACCCTGCAGCTCTCCCTTTTCACTACTTAATTGCGTTATATTACCATCAATTATTGCGTAACACCAATCAAAAATTCATACAAAAATAGTACACACATCCCACCACCACCGCCCCGTAGTATAGTTCATCCTGCCTATACAACGAATTTAAAGGGGCCCGTTTTAAATGCAACAACTGTTCCTTCTCGATTTCATTATTCACATCACATTCATCGagtttgcttcgcggcgttaacacagaagaaaaacaaaaacaaaaagaaagaacatcCATCGAGTGGAACAACCTTCCATCTAATCTTGGAAAAATTACAGACCCTCCCAGGTTTTGAAATTGGGTTTAACACTTCTTCGTGACCATGCGTTTTCCCCTATCTTTTTCTTGCTTGTGTATtgtttagttattttgaatttGTGTGTTGAATTGTGTGAATTTGACTTTATTAATtgtcgttctttctttttgcctGTAACCCCATTCCTCCCATGtcaataaaattgaattgaatccaATTAACCTCTTTCCCAGGGACTTTTGGAAGTAAAAAAATTGTTGACGACGGTATCATAATACGAAGTAAAACTAATATTTCTAAACGCGATgctgcgttttttttcttttttttttttttgctacaaaGTAGACTCCGCAAACATAACACATCTCTAACTAATTTCTCCCTCTAATAACATTTTAAAGGAATCATGCCGGAGCAGCGTACCACGAAACCCAGAAGAAAGCATTTCAACGAAACCACGGACAACATTTTCTTCTTGGAGACAGCCGGTTCCACCTGCATCAATGCGAGGCAGTCGTGCGCCATAGAGTCTGCTGCTCTGCGTAACCCGGCCACGAACATCGTTTTTCTTACTGCGAAACGAATGACCTGGAGGTGCAAGTTGCTGGACGTCCTCACACAGATACCGAATTTCCAGCAACATTCTGCGCCCTTCGAGGACCTCTTCCGGGGCACCGTCTTGGAGTCATGGCACGAGAACGGACCGTGGCGAAGAAGTCCATTCCGTGTCAATCACCTGAGCGATGCTCTCAGATTGGTGGTGCTGTGGAAGTTTGGAGGTGCTTATGCCGATTTGGACGTCGTGGTACTTGAGGACATGAGCACACTGAAGAACAGTGTGGCGAGGGAGTTGTTCCCTGCTGTGGGGAATACTGTCATGGTGTTCGACAAGGGACATCCATTTCTTCTGGACTGCATGAAGGAATTTTCTGTGTCTTACAAGTAAGTAGGTCCATgttacgtcttttttttttcttttcgtgttagcaccgcgaagcaactgtggctatgtgcggcgtacagatgaggacagatggagacaggacagcaggatggagtgggggacaggggagttagtatgcgtcctgggccgacttcagggggaacagtgccccgacattcgtctggaaagtcttcggaaaacccagggaaaacctcagacagcacagccggtgacaggattcgaacccgtgtcacctcccagtctcggcgtggaaagccatcatcctaaccactatatCCCACGGGAGCTGGTTCATGTTACGTCTGGAACACTAGTGAGATGCAAGTGTTCTGGCTTATAACATGGTGAATTTTCGGCGATGAACAGCGCTTATCCTGCTAGTTGAAGAGGAAATCAGTACACTACAAAGAATGTTATAAATTAGAGCAGTTTATAGACGCTTTATTTAAAAAATTCCAGGTATACTGGACACTGAAATTGTAACGGCCCCCGTTATAAGCAGCAAACTGATTTGTGCTTCGTGTTCGAAACACACTTTCAGCATTATAATGAGATGTTCGTGCGGTTTCGAGTTTTTTCAGATGAGGCGGTGATTATGAAATGGTTGCCTAAAAGTGGGATTCACCCACGCAGTTTAACATCTAACTCGTGGACTGTGACGTCTGCCTTCGCTGGAACGACATGTATTGCCTAATAACAATTATGAACACGACGTCACACCCACGCACCAGGTACCTCTAGTTCAGAGCTGTACACGTTAcccaaaaaaaagtaactgagtacgttactcgttccttctgaaaaaaagtaactaagtacgttactcgttactaagaaataaaaggaacgcgttctcgTTACTCGGAATTAAATGGTTACTTTTATACGTTACATTTGCaacatttgctttattttcctcACGTCATCCATGAATTGCATTTCAATAGCAACTGGTACTCGAAGCTGGCATCTTGAGCTCGGAGTCTTCAGCAGTTTCAATCATAGCTTGAGATTTGAGAAgctacccgtcaaaaagaactcgttacgagttaagttaccgtgtgaaaaatgcaggtaataacgaagttcctcagcctgaaatgtaactcacaGTCACAgagtttcttgaaaaaaaaaaaagaaggagttacttccaagttacttcggacacaaaatagcagtgCACAAGTGGAGCGCttgagcagttgagttctacgttgagttgcctgcggaagAGTTCAACACGCTTGGATCGTTTTCGTTTTATGTCAAACAATTCAAGCGCTTTGCATCTtagtccctgtgggcgcacaatggttcagcttcatttctatggcagcggttcttacttcccgAATATAATACTCTCATTGATTGAGTATCACGTTCTGTGggataaaatgccatgaaagaaagggagagaaaacaagaaaataagtggacaTGAGTGAAAAGTCAAcgaaaagtaacttggaacttagcttaagttactttggcaaagttacctgaaaaagaaacgagttcctctgaaagttaccacggggCAAAAGTACCGAATTAAGTTACACgttacaaaaaaacaaaacaaaaacaggaacttagttacagtaacgagttccctcgaactctggttttaTTCATACGACTCTGACGCGTGAATGCGAGGAAGTCGCCTGTGTTGGAGCTCGGTGTGGTCGTTGGTCTCCCCGTTGCTGGCGTGCTGACGTCGCTCAGGTCTTTTTTTTAGCATCTCAGGTACAATCTCTCGGCGGGAAGTGTCGGTCAGCCAGGAAACCTTGAAACGCGGAATGACAGCTGCAGCAAGGAGGAGtctcgaaccacgcgagcaccagcgaggtagcgttccacgcgttccagaagtctctccatttCGCGTTTGTTGAACCTTTGCTcgtcgtcgtgagtccttccgtgacagcatggaggcatccgaaattataccaacatgcttccggcggtctttacacgtccttcgaaacgtgcggattttgcggatcggatgcggatgtttcgttttgctcagcggattggatgcggatgtaaacggttgtgtatgctgcgggtatggatgcggataacgtgtgggcggatgcgggtcggatgcggatgccaaaaa
It encodes the following:
- the LOC135400638 gene encoding lactosylceramide 4-alpha-galactosyltransferase-like, producing the protein MPEQRTTKPRRKHFNETTDNIFFLETAGSTCINARQSCAIESAALRNPATNIVFLTAKRMTWRCKLLDVLTQIPNFQQHSAPFEDLFRGTVLESWHENGPWRRSPFRVNHLSDALRLVVLWKFGGAYADLDVVVLEDMSTLKNSVARELFPAVGNTVMVFDKGHPFLLDCMKEFSVSYKPTLWAYNGPRLLERVLLKYCSETALRSEPYVNCSGVTVLPDKAFYPVRQTEWEALFRPEDLSRVLNATYGSYTVHFWNSSSKTKRLSIGLSSAYDVLSRFSCPATYRFAKHQGQV